The following proteins are co-located in the Pontiella agarivorans genome:
- a CDS encoding glycosyl hydrolase family 28-related protein codes for MKTWLYALVAGLFFWGQTERVYAAYTETLLPDGLSVNLRTDYGVDGRGTADDSAELQQAIDDLAGQGGGRIDIPAGKYRLAGVKLESNVHLFISKDAVLYPVLNKSRKGAVIFTMGMGAGRIANTSIRGADGKFTVEMPGGGVRAKFLVICNVENFLIENFHIKDNLSVFSSISLNPYLERPALYAMPENGAIHNGSVTGAQYGYGLIQAQAGRSVYFENLSGEGGVTLRLATGEKEMNDKQYGGLWDITAKDIQCKDGYAALLLGPHSMNNGVVVADGIRAEGCAFAMKGSDGFVSKKQRTSGLKPGKFAPGTCVKNIHAVFGTHAQLKTKDIRYLPEATRNYIRKKTESWGQVCRGPSVTGVLLYGDTIKVEKVTYEGFVGHPPVIRREDVLFSDAGNRMAEKKDTLD; via the coding sequence ATGAAAACATGGCTTTACGCTCTGGTTGCGGGATTGTTCTTCTGGGGACAAACCGAAAGGGTGTATGCGGCTTATACGGAAACGCTTCTTCCCGATGGTTTATCCGTAAACCTGCGGACGGACTATGGTGTCGATGGCCGCGGAACTGCAGATGACAGTGCCGAACTTCAGCAGGCGATTGACGATCTGGCCGGGCAGGGTGGCGGACGTATTGATATCCCGGCGGGGAAATACCGATTGGCCGGGGTTAAGCTGGAGTCGAATGTACATCTGTTTATCAGCAAAGATGCCGTTCTTTATCCCGTTCTGAATAAATCGCGTAAGGGCGCGGTTATCTTCACCATGGGGATGGGCGCGGGGCGGATTGCAAACACGAGTATTCGCGGTGCGGATGGAAAATTTACTGTGGAGATGCCGGGCGGCGGGGTGCGGGCGAAGTTCCTTGTGATCTGCAATGTGGAAAATTTTCTGATCGAGAATTTTCATATCAAAGACAATCTGTCGGTTTTCAGTAGCATCAGCCTGAATCCATATCTTGAGCGGCCTGCGCTCTATGCCATGCCGGAAAATGGCGCAATTCATAACGGGAGCGTGACGGGAGCACAATATGGCTATGGCCTGATTCAGGCGCAGGCGGGCCGGTCAGTTTATTTTGAAAATCTTTCGGGAGAGGGGGGGGTTACGCTTCGCCTTGCAACCGGGGAAAAAGAAATGAACGACAAGCAGTATGGCGGCCTGTGGGATATCACGGCTAAAGACATCCAGTGCAAGGATGGGTATGCCGCGCTGCTGCTGGGTCCCCATTCCATGAATAATGGCGTGGTGGTGGCTGACGGTATCCGGGCAGAAGGCTGCGCTTTTGCGATGAAAGGCAGCGATGGCTTTGTGTCGAAAAAACAACGTACATCCGGTCTGAAGCCCGGGAAATTTGCACCGGGAACCTGTGTGAAAAACATTCATGCGGTTTTTGGAACCCACGCGCAACTTAAGACGAAGGATATCCGCTATCTGCCGGAAGCCACCCGTAATTATATCCGGAAGAAAACGGAAAGCTGGGGGCAGGTCTGTCGCGGTCCTTCGGTGACGGGCGTTCTGCTTTATGGTGACACGATCAAGGTGGAGAAAGTCACCTATGAGGGGTTTGTCGGGCATCCCCCGGTCATCCGGCGGGAGGATGTGCTGTTTTCCGATGCCGGGAACAGGATGGCTGAAAAGAAAGATACTTTGGACTGA